A stretch of the Macaca thibetana thibetana isolate TM-01 chromosome X, ASM2454274v1, whole genome shotgun sequence genome encodes the following:
- the ZXDB gene encoding zinc finger X-linked protein ZXDB, protein MEIPKLLPARGTLQGGHGGIPAGGGRVHRGPDPPAGQVPTRRLLLLRGPQDGGPGRRCEEARTASRGPGPSLLAPRPDQPSGGGDDFFLVLLDPVGGDVETVGSGQATGPVLREEAEEGPGFQGGESGANSAGRTALGPRCLSAVPTQAPISAPGPAAAFTGTVTIHNQDLLLRFENGVLTLATPPSHSWEQGAAPAQQPGCLIAPQAGFPHAAQPGDCPELPPDLLLAEQAEPAPAPAPQEEVEGPAAALGPRGPLGSGPGMVLYLCPEAQCGQSFSKKHQLKVHLLTHSSSQGQRPFKCPLGGCGWTFTTSYKLKRHLQSHDKLRPFGCPAEGCGKSFTTVYNLKAHMKGHEQENSFKCEVCEESFPTQAKLSAHQRSHFEPERPYQCAFSGCKKTFITVSALFSHNRAHFREQELFSCSFPGCSKQYDKACRLKIHLRSHTGERPFLCDFDGCGWNFTSMSKLLRHKRKHDDDRRFMCPVEGCGKSFTRAEHLKGHSITHLGTKPFVCPVEGCCARFSARSSLYIHSKKHLQDVDTWKSRCPISTCNKLFTSKHSMKTHMTKRHKVGQDLLAQLEAANSLTPSSELTSQRQNDLSDAEIVSLFSDIPDSTSAAVLDTALVNSGILTIDVASVSSTLAGHLPANSNSVGQAVDPPALMATSDPPQSLDTSLFFGMAATGFQQSPLDMDEVSSVSVGPLGSMGSLAMKNSSPEPQALTPSSKLTVDTDALTPSSTLCENSVSELLTPTKAEWNVHPDSDFFGQEGETQFGFPNVAGNHGSQKETDLITVTGSSFLV, encoded by the coding sequence ATGGAAATCCCGAAGCTGCTCCCGGCTCGCGGGACACTACAGGGCGGCCACGGCGGTATCCCCGCGGGTGGCGGCCGGGTCCACCGAGGCCCTGACCCGCCGGCTGGCCAGGTCCCCACGCGCCGCCTCCTGCTGCTCCGGGGCCCCCAAGATGGCGGGCCCGGGCGGCGGTGCGAGGAGGCCCGCACGGCATCACGGGGCCCTGGCCCAAGCCTGTTGGCGCCGAGGCCCGATCAACCTAGCGGCGGCGGCGACGACTTCTTCCTGGTGCTGCTTGACCCGGTGGGTGGCGACGTGGAGACAGTGGGCTCGGGTCAGGCCACAGGGCCTGTGTTGAgggaggaggccgaggagggcccGGGGTTCCAGGGGGGCGAGAGCGGCGCGAACTCCGCGGGGCGAACTGCCCTAGGCCCCCGCTGCCTGTCAGCGGTTCCCACTCAGGCCCCGATCTCCGCCCCTGGCCCCGCCGCGGCCTTCACCGGCACAGTCACTATCCACAACCAGGACCTGCTGTTGCGCTTTGAGAACGGCGTCCTCACCCTGGCCACGCCCCCATCACACTCCTGGGAGCAAGGGGCCGCTCCTGCCCAGCAGCCCGGGTGTCTGATCGCCCCGCAAGCCGGGTTCCCGCATGCCGCGCAGCCGGGTGATTGCCCAGAACTGCCGCCAGACCTCCTGCTAGCCGAGCAGGCCGAACCCGCGCCTGCTCCGGCGCcccaggaggaggtggagggcCCGGCCGCCGCCCTGGGCCCCCGCGGACCGCTGGGCTCGGGCCCAGGCATGGTGCTGTACCTGTGCCCCGAGGCGCAGTGCGGGCAATCCTTCTCCAAGAAGCACCAGCTGAAGGTGCACCTGCTGACGCACAGCAGCAGCCAGGGCCAGAGGCCCTTCAAATGCCCCCTGGGTGGCTGCGGCTGGACCTTCACCACCTCTTACAAGCTCAAGAGGCACCTGCAGTCTCACGACAAACTGCGGCCTTTTGGCTGCCCAGCGGAGGGCTGTGGCAAGAGCTTCACCACCGTGTACAACCTCAAGGCGCACATGAAGGGCCATGAGCAGGAGAACTCATTCAAATGCGAGGTGTGCGAGGAGAGCTTCCCCACGCAGGCCAAACTCAGCGCCCACCAGCGCAGCCACTTCGAACCCGAGAGGCCTTACCAGTGCGCATTTTCTGGCTGCAAGAAGACATTTATCACAGTGAGTGCTCTCTTTTCCCATAACCGCGCCCATTTCAGGGAACAGGAACTGTTTTCCTGCTCTTTTCCTGGCTGCAGCAAGCAATATGACAAGGCTTGTAGGTTGAAAATTCACCTGCGGAGTCACACCGGCGAGAGACCTTTCCTTTGTGACTTTGATGGCTGTGGCTGGAACTTCACCAGCATGTCCAAACTCTTAAGGCACAAAAGGAAGCACGACGATGACCGGAGGTTCATGTGCCCTGTGGAAGGCTGTGGGAAATCTTTCACGAGGGCTGAACATTTGAAAGGCCACAGCATAACCCACCTGGGTACAAAGCCTTTCGTGTGTCCTGTGGAAGGCTGCTGTGCCAGGTTCTCTGCTCGCAGTAGCCTCTACATTCACTCCAAGAAACACCTGCAGGATGTGGACACTTGGAAAAGCCGTTGCCCCATCTCCACTTGTAATAAACTCTTCACATCCAAGCACAGCATGAAGACGCACATGACCAAAAGGCACAAGGTGGGCCAGGATCTCTTAGCTCAGCTAGAAGCAGCAAATTCTCTTACACCCAGCAGTGAACTTACCAGCCAGAGACAGAATGATCTCAGTGATGCAGAGATTGTGTCTCTCTTCTCTGATATTCCTGACAGTACTTCTGCTGCAGTGCTGGACACAGCATTGGTGAACTCTGGAATCTTGACTATTGATGTGGCTTCTGTGAGCTCGACTCTGGCAGGGCACCTCCCTGCTAATAGTAATTCCGTAGGGCAGGCTGTGGACCCTCCGGCCTTGATGGCCACCAGCGACCCTCCTCAAAGTCTGGATACCTCTCTCTTTTTCGGAATGGCGGCCACTGGTTTTCAGCAGAGCCCCTTAGATATGGATGAGGTCTCAAGTGTAAGTGTGGGGCCATTGGGATCTATGGGCTCTTTGGCCATGAAAAACTCCAGTCCAGAGCCCCAGGCTTTGACACCCAGCAGTAAGCTAACAGTGGACACAGATGCTCTGACTCCTTCAAGCACCCTTTGTGAAAACAGTGTCTCAGAACTACTGACACCAACCAAAGCGGAGTGGAACGTACATCCTGACTCTGACTTCTTTGGACAGGAGGGAGAAACCCAGTTTGGATTCCCCAACGTAGCAGGAAACCACGgttctcagaaagaaacagatCTTATCACTGTGACTGGCAGCTCATTTTTGGTATGA